The following are from one region of the Pseudodesulfovibrio piezophilus C1TLV30 genome:
- a CDS encoding ribonucleoside triphosphate reductase, producing MPSQIMKRDGRLETWSSDRIAHAIFKALSASGIKDPILSKRLAAKVEKKLDGVEIPEQEHVQNTVEQILMESRQFEIAKKYILYREKRRQLRSQKAAYLDIKEVIDTYLDQADWRVNENANMTHSFQGLMLHLSGTVQARYALEKYPEEIRLAHEHGYFHVHDLSFGLAGYCAGWSLRDLLLEGFNLEGRASAGPAKHFDTALGQMNNFLGTLQNEWAGAQAFNNVDTYLAPFVREDGLNYEQVRQCMQKFVFNLNTTSRWGGQSPFTNLSFDLVAPKHIANEPIIMGGKLDDELTYGDFEIEMGMINKAYIEVMLEGDHHDRIFSFPIPTYNVTEDFPWESEIGELLMKLTAKYGVPYFQNFISSDLKPEDVRSMCCRLQMDLRELRNKTGGLFGAGDLTGSIGVVTLNLPKLAYLAQSEDDFLELITEYAELAKDSLEYKRKVINNNLDAGMFPWSKRYLKNGYKGHFSTIGLLGGHEACLNLIGRGIETEGGVRLMRRVLNHLRRLTSRFQEETGSLYNLEATPAEGTSYRLAKIDKSLYPDIKTQGNGTPYYTNSTALPVGISEDVLYALEHQNQLQPLYTGGTVFHTFLGEAVTDPAALRNFILKAFTKTKIPYISVTPTFSICKEHGYVLGEHFECPTCGEEAEVYTRIVGYYRPVSRWNKGKQAEYTDRVVFSDCLCN from the coding sequence ATGCCCAGCCAGATAATGAAACGAGACGGCAGATTGGAGACGTGGTCATCTGATCGCATCGCCCATGCAATTTTCAAAGCACTCTCAGCCAGTGGTATCAAAGACCCGATCCTGAGCAAACGGCTTGCAGCCAAGGTGGAAAAGAAACTCGACGGGGTCGAGATTCCCGAGCAGGAGCACGTACAAAATACTGTCGAACAGATTCTCATGGAATCACGGCAGTTCGAAATCGCCAAGAAATATATTCTCTATAGAGAAAAACGCAGGCAACTCCGCTCCCAGAAAGCGGCCTATCTTGATATCAAGGAAGTCATTGACACCTACCTTGATCAAGCAGATTGGCGCGTCAATGAAAACGCCAACATGACCCACTCTTTTCAGGGGTTGATGCTGCACCTGTCCGGCACTGTCCAGGCCCGGTACGCTCTGGAAAAATATCCTGAAGAGATTCGTCTCGCACACGAACACGGATATTTCCACGTCCACGACCTGTCCTTTGGCCTGGCCGGATATTGCGCGGGCTGGTCCCTGAGAGACCTTCTTCTGGAAGGATTCAACCTGGAAGGTCGAGCGTCTGCCGGTCCTGCCAAACATTTCGACACAGCACTGGGACAAATGAACAATTTTCTCGGCACACTCCAAAATGAGTGGGCCGGAGCCCAGGCATTCAATAATGTTGACACCTACCTTGCCCCATTTGTCCGTGAAGACGGATTGAACTACGAGCAGGTACGCCAATGCATGCAGAAGTTCGTCTTCAATCTGAACACCACTTCCCGCTGGGGTGGACAATCTCCCTTTACCAATCTCTCCTTCGATCTCGTCGCGCCCAAGCATATTGCCAATGAACCCATCATCATGGGTGGCAAACTTGATGATGAATTGACTTATGGTGACTTCGAAATCGAGATGGGCATGATCAACAAGGCATACATTGAAGTCATGCTGGAAGGCGATCACCATGATCGAATCTTCTCATTCCCGATCCCGACCTATAATGTCACCGAAGATTTCCCATGGGAATCCGAAATCGGCGAATTGCTCATGAAGCTGACGGCCAAATATGGCGTGCCCTACTTCCAGAATTTCATCAGTTCGGACCTCAAGCCTGAAGATGTACGCTCCATGTGCTGCCGCCTCCAGATGGATCTACGAGAGTTGCGCAACAAGACTGGCGGCCTTTTCGGCGCAGGCGACCTGACCGGCTCTATCGGAGTGGTCACCCTGAACTTGCCCAAGCTCGCCTATCTTGCCCAGAGCGAGGATGACTTTCTGGAGCTGATCACCGAATATGCAGAGTTGGCCAAGGACTCCCTGGAGTACAAGCGCAAGGTTATCAACAACAACCTTGATGCAGGTATGTTCCCATGGTCCAAGCGCTACCTGAAAAATGGCTACAAAGGACACTTCTCCACCATAGGCCTGCTCGGAGGCCATGAAGCATGTCTGAATTTGATAGGGCGCGGCATTGAAACCGAAGGCGGCGTCCGTCTCATGAGACGAGTGCTCAACCACCTTCGCCGTCTGACCTCACGCTTTCAGGAAGAAACCGGCTCCCTCTATAATCTCGAAGCCACCCCGGCGGAAGGGACCAGCTACCGTCTGGCAAAAATCGACAAATCTCTCTACCCGGATATCAAGACCCAGGGCAATGGAACACCGTATTATACCAACTCCACCGCCTTGCCCGTGGGTATCTCCGAGGATGTACTCTACGCTCTTGAGCACCAGAACCAGCTCCAACCGCTCTACACGGGAGGCACTGTGTTCCATACATTTCTCGGCGAAGCTGTGACTGATCCAGCCGCGCTCAGGAACTTCATACTCAAGGCATTCACCAAGACCAAAATCCCCTATATTTCGGTCACACCGACCTTTTCCATCTGCAAAGAGCATGGCTATGTGCTCGGCGAGCATTTCGAATGCCCGACCTGTGGCGAAGAAGCCGAGGTCTATACTCGTATAGTCGGGTACTATCGACCTGTGTCACGGTGGAACAAGGGAAAACAGGCAGAATACACGGACCGGGTCGTTTTCAGCGATTGTCTGTGCAATTAG
- a CDS encoding metallophosphoesterase, whose product MWLVIVLSVATLLTVYLGWRLINPAPLPLRWKLMGWLTVALLLYGQRLVWVLSRSGQREGVLFTLFDWAGYTFLGLVSLVAVMMVVRDIPILIQRTLSGIRKLTVRRSKRPYFIEPNRERRRFLLNATNAAILTTAVPLAGFAFYEARREPTVIRNELKVIGLPDGLDGFTIAQISDTHIGPTIGRDWVRMVVDDVNALGADMIVHTGDMVDGSVAQLKDSVRPLADLKAPYGVWMCTGNHEYYSGVEQWLAEARRLGMTPLNNENRIIDTGKGRLLLAGVTDYRSAQRYPAHQSSPGQAKSNAPEHDVSILLAHQPVSVYEASLARFDVQLSGHTHGGQFFPWTLAIHLFQPYVRGLNQHENTLLYINVGTGYWGPPMRLGTEPEISLHTLRKA is encoded by the coding sequence ATGTGGCTTGTTATTGTCCTCAGTGTTGCAACATTGTTGACTGTCTATCTCGGCTGGCGGCTGATAAATCCGGCACCCCTTCCCCTCCGGTGGAAACTGATGGGGTGGTTGACCGTTGCGCTTCTTCTGTATGGACAACGCCTCGTCTGGGTTCTGTCTCGCTCCGGTCAGCGAGAGGGAGTGCTTTTCACTCTCTTCGATTGGGCAGGCTATACCTTTCTCGGTCTGGTTTCCCTGGTCGCCGTGATGATGGTGGTCCGGGACATTCCGATTTTGATACAAAGAACTCTGAGCGGCATTCGAAAATTGACCGTCAGGCGCAGTAAACGACCATACTTTATCGAGCCGAACAGAGAGCGTCGACGTTTTCTGCTCAATGCCACAAATGCCGCGATCCTGACCACGGCAGTGCCTCTGGCCGGTTTCGCCTTTTATGAGGCTCGGAGAGAACCAACAGTTATTCGTAATGAATTAAAGGTGATAGGGCTTCCAGATGGATTGGATGGATTTACCATTGCCCAGATTTCAGACACCCATATCGGGCCGACCATAGGGAGGGATTGGGTTCGTATGGTCGTGGACGACGTCAATGCCCTCGGGGCAGACATGATTGTCCATACTGGTGATATGGTCGATGGCTCAGTGGCTCAGTTGAAGGATTCGGTTCGGCCTCTCGCGGATTTGAAGGCTCCATACGGTGTCTGGATGTGTACCGGGAACCATGAATATTACTCGGGGGTGGAGCAATGGCTGGCAGAGGCTCGTCGCCTGGGCATGACCCCGTTGAACAACGAGAATCGGATCATTGACACTGGAAAAGGACGTCTTTTGTTGGCCGGAGTGACTGATTATCGCAGCGCACAACGCTATCCGGCGCATCAATCCTCTCCTGGGCAGGCTAAGTCAAATGCTCCTGAACACGATGTCTCCATCCTTTTGGCGCATCAACCAGTTTCGGTTTATGAGGCGAGTCTGGCTCGATTTGATGTTCAATTATCAGGGCATACTCATGGCGGGCAGTTCTTTCCGTGGACTTTGGCCATCCACCTTTTTCAGCCCTATGTTCGCGGGTTGAATCAGCATGAGAACACCTTGTTGTATATCAATGTCGGTACTGGTTATTGGGGCCCCCCCATGCGTTTGGGTACCGAGCCGGAAATATCCCTGCATACCTTGCGTAAAGCGTAG
- a CDS encoding sulfite exporter TauE/SafE family protein — MITTYLLYIILGAFAGVFAGLLGIGGGLVIVPMLNIAFELQNFPDVHIQHVALGTSLATIIFTSMSSMRAHHKRGAINYSAFWRLTPGIITGTFLGAWFASILSTMFLKALFGIFLFYVATQMLTGKKASASRELPGAAGIFGVGNGIGIFSALVGIGGGTLTVPFLSWCNQTMHTAIATAAAVGLPIALVGTTGFIINGLGVEGIPGPHVGYIYIPAFLGIISTSILTAPLGAKLAHSLPVDKLKRIFALLLYVVGTKMLWSAFM, encoded by the coding sequence ATGATTACCACCTATCTCCTCTATATCATCCTTGGTGCGTTTGCCGGTGTCTTTGCAGGGCTTCTCGGTATTGGTGGCGGGCTTGTCATTGTGCCCATGCTCAATATCGCCTTCGAGTTACAGAATTTCCCGGATGTTCACATCCAGCACGTGGCATTGGGGACTTCGTTGGCAACTATTATCTTTACGTCCATGTCCAGTATGCGTGCTCATCACAAACGTGGGGCCATCAACTATTCGGCCTTTTGGAGGCTGACGCCCGGTATCATCACCGGAACCTTCCTTGGCGCGTGGTTTGCCTCGATTCTATCGACCATGTTTCTGAAGGCATTGTTCGGAATTTTCCTTTTCTACGTAGCCACGCAAATGCTCACAGGCAAGAAAGCGTCAGCTTCTCGGGAATTGCCCGGAGCAGCGGGAATTTTCGGTGTGGGAAACGGTATCGGGATATTTTCTGCTTTGGTCGGTATCGGCGGTGGTACGCTGACAGTTCCTTTTCTCTCCTGGTGCAACCAAACCATGCATACGGCCATTGCCACGGCGGCGGCGGTGGGGTTGCCCATTGCCTTGGTCGGAACAACCGGTTTCATAATTAATGGTCTTGGTGTTGAAGGAATTCCCGGTCCTCATGTCGGATATATTTATATCCCGGCTTTTCTCGGCATCATATCCACGAGTATATTGACCGCTCCTCTTGGGGCGAAATTGGCTCATTCCCTGCCGGTAGACAAGCTTAAGCGGATTTTTGCTCTTTTGCTCTATGTCGTAGGCACGAAGATGTTGTGGAGTGCCTTCATGTAG
- a CDS encoding alpha-hydroxy-acid oxidizing protein, with protein MKEIKEKARELMKGFCRVCKVCDGKACAGEVPGMGGLNTAASFKNNIEALAQIRLNMRLLHAASEPDCRCTVLGYDLAMPVIAAPIGGVSFNMGGAVSEEEYADAVVGGSKAAGVIGCVGDGVPPFIHEAGNAAVVKNDGHGIPFIKPWEGDEMLEKFEVARKTGCSTFGMDVDAAGLITLRQMGRPVSPKSPQELKNLIDLVHDWDAKFILKGIMTPDEAKLAVEVGADAIVVSNHGGRVLDHTPGTAAVLPGVAQAVSGKLDILVDGGIRDGADVLKMLALGADAVMIGRPISVAAVGGLQDGVEKYYATLKGQLLQAMVLTGSQTIADITPRVIFNG; from the coding sequence ATGAAAGAGATCAAGGAAAAAGCGCGGGAATTGATGAAGGGGTTTTGTCGGGTCTGTAAAGTCTGCGACGGCAAAGCGTGTGCCGGAGAGGTTCCAGGTATGGGAGGGCTCAATACGGCAGCCTCCTTCAAGAACAATATTGAAGCGCTGGCTCAGATTCGATTGAATATGCGCCTGTTGCATGCTGCAAGTGAGCCGGACTGTCGATGTACGGTCCTTGGGTATGACCTTGCCATGCCCGTGATTGCAGCGCCTATAGGCGGTGTTTCTTTCAATATGGGTGGAGCGGTGAGTGAAGAGGAATATGCCGATGCTGTGGTCGGAGGCAGCAAAGCTGCCGGTGTCATTGGCTGTGTCGGGGATGGAGTTCCTCCATTCATTCATGAAGCAGGTAACGCTGCTGTCGTGAAAAACGACGGCCACGGAATTCCTTTCATCAAACCATGGGAAGGGGATGAAATGCTGGAAAAGTTCGAAGTGGCTCGTAAAACCGGCTGTTCGACCTTTGGCATGGATGTTGACGCAGCCGGACTCATCACCCTGCGTCAGATGGGACGCCCTGTCTCACCCAAATCACCTCAGGAACTGAAAAACCTTATTGATCTGGTTCACGATTGGGACGCGAAATTTATTCTCAAGGGAATCATGACGCCGGATGAAGCAAAACTCGCTGTTGAAGTAGGCGCTGATGCCATTGTCGTCTCCAACCATGGAGGACGCGTGCTTGATCATACACCTGGCACTGCTGCGGTTCTACCCGGTGTGGCCCAGGCCGTTTCCGGTAAACTTGATATTCTTGTTGATGGCGGTATTCGTGACGGTGCGGATGTTCTCAAGATGCTTGCTCTGGGAGCTGATGCCGTCATGATAGGGCGTCCCATATCCGTGGCTGCCGTTGGCGGGCTTCAGGATGGAGTCGAAAAGTATTACGCCACTCTCAAGGGGCAATTGCTCCAGGCTATGGTCCTGACGGGGTCTCAGACAATTGCGGACATTACTCCGCGCGTCATTTTCAACGGATAA
- a CDS encoding FadR/GntR family transcriptional regulator yields the protein MDVKPVNRKSIYEDIVHQIRSMIDRGELAPGDKLPPERKLAELFSVSRNTVREAIKALAEQNILESRQGAGTFVCEGEQESFLTTFAGAILRKQPGLADVFEVRKLLEPEIAALAARNASQDELTRMEGVLIEQEEAMREGKPAGRLDQRLHELLAQASRNEVMLAMVVALHDDLSESRVEALQSRERQEASLAAHRAIIDAVRLGHVMQAEKAMREHLEEVEQIVLAKHD from the coding sequence ATGGATGTCAAACCTGTCAATCGAAAATCCATCTACGAGGATATCGTTCACCAGATTCGATCTATGATTGATCGTGGCGAACTTGCCCCCGGAGATAAATTGCCACCCGAGCGCAAACTCGCAGAGTTGTTTTCCGTGTCGCGGAATACGGTTCGTGAAGCGATCAAGGCCCTTGCCGAGCAGAATATTCTTGAAAGCCGTCAAGGTGCTGGAACATTTGTGTGCGAAGGGGAACAGGAGAGTTTTCTGACGACTTTTGCCGGGGCCATTTTGCGAAAGCAACCTGGACTGGCCGATGTTTTTGAGGTCAGAAAGCTCCTTGAGCCGGAAATTGCCGCCCTTGCCGCACGGAATGCGTCCCAGGACGAGTTGACCAGGATGGAAGGGGTCTTGATTGAACAGGAAGAAGCCATGCGGGAGGGAAAGCCTGCCGGTCGGCTGGACCAGCGACTTCACGAGTTGCTGGCACAGGCTTCGCGAAACGAAGTCATGCTGGCCATGGTTGTGGCTTTGCACGATGATCTTTCCGAAAGTCGAGTGGAGGCTCTTCAGTCCAGAGAAAGGCAGGAGGCCTCGCTGGCCGCGCATCGAGCCATTATCGACGCCGTTCGACTTGGGCATGTGATGCAGGCTGAAAAGGCCATGCGGGAACATCTTGAAGAGGTAGAACAAATAGTTTTAGCCAAACATGATTAA
- a CDS encoding anaerobic ribonucleoside-triphosphate reductase activating protein: protein MNEPAGVWEYVRGFENLSLCDWPGRATCIIFLGGCNLRCPTCHNHQLAWDMQSLPVIDHAHIKSYLRDRAGWLDGVTVTGGEPTQIHGVGELLYEIKRFGLPVKVDTNGMRPDIVKDLLHCKLADVFAVDVKGPYGKYPALTGQAVSEIAARHNLERIFEMAASLPDAFYFRTTRVPGLTDGDMEIAQSYLPPEFELKIQQYVPPRRTPEHAQPDNETRRQIGDVVI from the coding sequence ATGAACGAACCCGCTGGGGTCTGGGAATACGTACGTGGTTTTGAGAACCTCAGCCTCTGCGACTGGCCTGGCCGTGCGACCTGTATAATTTTTCTTGGCGGCTGCAACTTACGCTGCCCCACATGCCACAATCACCAATTGGCGTGGGACATGCAAAGCCTGCCCGTCATTGACCACGCACATATCAAATCATACCTGCGCGACAGAGCCGGATGGCTCGACGGTGTTACGGTGACTGGTGGAGAACCTACACAGATCCATGGTGTAGGAGAACTGTTGTACGAGATTAAAAGATTTGGTCTGCCCGTCAAGGTTGATACCAACGGAATGCGACCGGACATAGTCAAAGATCTTTTGCACTGTAAACTGGCAGATGTCTTTGCCGTTGACGTCAAAGGGCCATACGGCAAGTATCCGGCCCTGACAGGGCAGGCGGTTTCCGAAATCGCCGCCCGGCATAACCTGGAGCGCATCTTTGAAATGGCAGCGTCCCTGCCCGATGCTTTTTACTTCAGAACAACCCGCGTCCCCGGTCTCACTGACGGCGATATGGAAATAGCCCAGAGTTACCTGCCGCCCGAATTTGAACTCAAAATCCAACAGTACGTGCCCCCAAGGAGGACCCCGGAGCATGCCCAGCCAGATAATGAAACGAGACGGCAGATTGGAGACGTGGTCATCTGA
- a CDS encoding MATE family efflux transporter, which translates to MLTRWNARNGYRESLTLGMPLVVSMMSSTVMTFTDRIFLGNYSLEALGASLPASILAFLFLSFFIGVVEYTGVFVSQYTGAGKLERVGAALWQGLWFCLPACLVLVILWFLAVPLFDFGGHPVPIRRLEVIYFRILILGNIPALIGICLSCFFSGRGLTKPLMLINLIAAGINIPLDYCLINGFGPFPELGIAGAGLATVCGFTFPAICFAFLVFTKKNESLYRVRSAYKLDRRLFLRFLRFGMPGGLQFFLDMFGISFFVFMVGRIGPVELAATNIAISIDTLAFLPTIGMSIAASIMVGQAMGRKSPDQAAFATHSVLHLALAYMGGMGILFLLMPEMLMELFRTHESSGTDFTEVVTMGTVLLRYVAVFTLIDAVALVYIGALKGAGDTRFIMLTMGCASFGCIVLPIMVMNQLGIQSIHGPWLCLLTYVLILAVTFMVRFRQGSWRTLEVIE; encoded by the coding sequence ATGCTCACACGATGGAACGCTCGTAACGGCTACCGAGAGTCGTTGACTCTCGGTATGCCTTTGGTCGTCAGTATGATGTCATCGACAGTGATGACTTTTACTGATCGGATATTCTTGGGAAATTATTCCCTTGAAGCACTTGGTGCCTCTCTCCCTGCAAGTATTCTTGCTTTCCTTTTTCTGTCTTTTTTTATCGGAGTGGTTGAATACACCGGTGTCTTTGTCTCTCAGTACACGGGGGCAGGGAAACTGGAGCGTGTCGGGGCTGCGCTCTGGCAGGGACTTTGGTTTTGTCTCCCTGCGTGCCTGGTGTTGGTGATTCTCTGGTTTTTGGCTGTTCCTCTTTTTGATTTCGGCGGGCACCCGGTGCCCATTCGAAGATTGGAGGTCATTTATTTTAGAATCCTGATCCTTGGAAATATTCCAGCCCTGATCGGGATATGTCTTTCCTGTTTCTTTTCCGGGAGAGGGTTGACCAAGCCTCTCATGCTTATCAACCTGATTGCGGCCGGAATTAATATCCCTTTGGATTACTGTCTGATAAATGGATTTGGTCCATTCCCCGAGCTTGGTATTGCCGGTGCCGGGTTAGCGACTGTTTGCGGGTTTACCTTTCCGGCCATCTGTTTCGCTTTTTTGGTTTTTACCAAGAAGAATGAATCACTGTACCGGGTTCGGTCTGCCTACAAGCTGGATCGCCGTCTTTTCCTCCGCTTCCTGCGGTTTGGTATGCCTGGAGGATTGCAGTTTTTTCTCGATATGTTCGGCATTTCCTTTTTTGTATTCATGGTCGGGCGGATTGGCCCTGTAGAACTTGCCGCAACCAATATAGCTATCTCCATCGATACGCTGGCTTTTCTGCCCACCATAGGAATGAGTATTGCCGCAAGCATCATGGTGGGGCAGGCCATGGGCAGGAAATCTCCAGACCAGGCCGCATTTGCGACACATTCTGTTTTGCACCTGGCCCTGGCATACATGGGTGGGATGGGAATATTGTTTCTTCTCATGCCGGAAATGCTCATGGAGCTTTTCAGAACCCATGAATCTTCAGGGACGGACTTTACCGAAGTTGTCACTATGGGGACAGTCCTTCTGCGGTATGTCGCTGTCTTTACCTTGATAGATGCCGTGGCGCTCGTTTATATCGGTGCCTTGAAGGGAGCAGGTGATACCCGGTTCATTATGTTGACCATGGGCTGCGCTTCGTTTGGATGTATTGTTTTGCCCATTATGGTCATGAACCAGCTGGGTATCCAGTCCATTCACGGTCCTTGGCTGTGCCTGCTCACCTATGTCCTGATTCTGGCTGTGACATTCATGGTTCGATTTCGGCAAGGTTCGTGGCGGACTCTGGAAGTTATAGAGTAA
- a CDS encoding SLC13 family permease, with translation MPTDILIVTIILVIAVILLISEKLPVDLTGLGIIVVLTVTCELTPKEAMAGFANPAPLAVAALFVVSRGLVRTGALTFVTQLTIALTKGSKARLLFLSLVLVGTLSAFLNNTPVVVLFMSIIMAVCVRYGFAPSKFLIPLSYISILAGTCTLIGTSTNILVSDVATNMGHAPIGMFELSVLGVPIALVGGVFMFLFSDILMPSHDSMAASSETEQETYLSELEVTPESQLIGINPNEGLGPDYQKIKAYEVYRSGRIYDLSRSRVLLKEGDYVLVRGTVDEISKILDKGDATLPMCSDAECFQSPHLSGTKLVELLIPAGSSVRGVPLHNLYLAYFKDVSIIGFIRRQEHYSWKVAKSQRLRIGDVLLAQVTENSLDAIRRKDDFIILNDNVVNDVINWKRAPIALGLFLLMIPAVATGMTDILTAAFAAAFGMILSGCLSIREAYRAVDVKILMLIIGTIALGAAMRKSGADVYYAGAFLSLLSGSGPQVVLTGIIVLTSVLSHFLSNNSTAVLLVPVAIATADSLGVDPRPFIVGVAFGASACFATPIGYKTNLIVYGPGGYKFSDFLRMGIPMALIACGGAALFIPTFWPF, from the coding sequence ATGCCCACAGATATACTCATCGTGACCATCATTCTGGTCATTGCAGTCATCTTATTGATCAGTGAGAAACTGCCCGTCGATTTGACGGGACTCGGTATTATCGTGGTCCTGACCGTCACGTGCGAACTGACTCCCAAAGAAGCCATGGCAGGATTTGCCAATCCCGCTCCCCTGGCCGTCGCCGCCCTTTTTGTGGTCAGCCGAGGTTTGGTTCGCACAGGCGCGCTGACATTTGTAACACAATTGACAATAGCCCTGACAAAGGGAAGCAAGGCCCGACTACTTTTTTTGAGCCTGGTCCTGGTAGGAACACTTTCGGCCTTCCTCAATAATACGCCTGTGGTGGTTCTCTTCATGTCCATCATTATGGCGGTTTGTGTCCGCTACGGATTCGCACCCTCCAAGTTCCTGATTCCCCTCTCCTATATTTCCATCCTGGCCGGAACATGCACCCTGATCGGCACATCCACCAATATTCTTGTCAGCGACGTGGCCACCAATATGGGACATGCGCCAATCGGCATGTTCGAACTTTCAGTCCTCGGCGTTCCCATTGCCCTGGTCGGAGGTGTGTTCATGTTCCTCTTCTCGGATATCTTGATGCCCTCCCATGACAGCATGGCCGCCAGCAGCGAGACCGAGCAGGAAACATATCTGTCAGAACTGGAGGTAACCCCGGAGAGTCAACTCATCGGCATCAACCCGAATGAAGGACTTGGGCCTGACTATCAAAAGATCAAGGCCTATGAAGTCTATCGGAGCGGTCGCATCTATGACCTGTCCAGAAGTCGAGTTCTGCTCAAGGAAGGAGATTACGTTCTGGTTCGGGGCACAGTAGATGAAATATCCAAGATATTGGACAAAGGCGATGCGACTCTCCCCATGTGCAGTGATGCCGAATGCTTTCAGTCTCCCCACCTCAGCGGCACCAAGCTGGTAGAATTGCTCATTCCCGCAGGCTCCAGTGTCAGGGGCGTTCCACTCCACAATCTCTATCTCGCCTATTTCAAGGATGTTTCCATCATCGGCTTCATCCGCCGCCAGGAACACTATTCATGGAAGGTCGCAAAATCCCAGCGGCTCCGCATAGGAGACGTCCTGCTCGCCCAGGTTACGGAAAACTCCCTGGACGCAATCCGCCGCAAGGATGACTTCATCATCCTCAACGACAATGTTGTCAATGATGTCATAAACTGGAAACGAGCGCCCATTGCCCTCGGCCTGTTTCTGTTGATGATTCCGGCCGTGGCCACAGGTATGACAGACATACTGACTGCGGCATTTGCAGCCGCATTCGGCATGATCCTCTCTGGATGCCTAAGTATCCGAGAAGCCTATCGAGCTGTGGATGTCAAGATTCTGATGCTGATCATCGGGACTATCGCTCTGGGTGCCGCCATGCGGAAATCCGGCGCTGACGTCTATTATGCCGGAGCTTTTCTTTCCCTGCTGAGTGGGAGTGGACCGCAAGTGGTTCTGACGGGAATCATCGTGCTGACCAGTGTCCTGTCCCACTTCTTGTCCAACAACTCCACTGCAGTCCTCCTTGTGCCGGTCGCCATAGCCACCGCCGACTCTCTGGGGGTGGACCCACGTCCTTTTATTGTCGGAGTCGCCTTTGGCGCTTCTGCCTGCTTTGCCACGCCCATAGGATACAAGACCAATCTCATCGTCTATGGTCCCGGTGGCTACAAATTTTCCGATTTCCTGAGAATGGGGATTCCCATGGCTCTCATAGCCTGTGGCGGAGCCGCTCTTTTCATCCCGACATTCTGGCCTTTCTGA